Proteins co-encoded in one Streptococcus parauberis NCFD 2020 genomic window:
- the groL gene encoding chaperonin GroEL (60 kDa chaperone family; promotes refolding of misfolded polypeptides especially under stressful conditions; forms two stacked rings of heptamers to form a barrel-shaped 14mer; ends can be capped by GroES; misfolded proteins enter the barrel where they are refolded when GroES binds): MSKDIKFSADARAAMVRGVDILADTVKVTLGPKGRNVVLEKAFGSPLITNDGVTIAKEIELEDHFENMGAKLVSEVASKTNDIAGDGTTTATVLTQAIVREGLKNVTAGANPIGIRRGIELAAATAVEELKVIAQPVTGKEAIAQVAAVSSRSEKVGEYISEAMERVGNDGVITIEESRGMETELEVVEGMQFDRGYLSQYMVTDNEKMVADLENPFILITDKKVSNIQEILPLLEEVLKTNRPLLIIADDVDGEALPTLVLNKIRGTFNVVAVKAPGFGDRRKAMLEDIAILTGGTVITEELGLELKDATIAALGQAAKISVDKDSTVIVEGSGGADAIANRVGLIKSQLETTTSEFDREKLQERLAKLAGGVAVIKVGAATETELKEMKLRIEDALNATRAAVEEGIVAGGGTAFISVIEKVQALELEGDNATGRNIVLRALEEPVRQIAYNAGYEGSVVIDRLKNSPKGTGFNAANGEWVDMIETGIIDPVKVTRSALQNAASVASLILTTEAVVATKPEPAGPAMPGGMDPNMMGGMM; the protein is encoded by the coding sequence ATGTCAAAAGATATTAAATTCTCAGCAGATGCGCGTGCAGCAATGGTCAGAGGTGTCGATATTTTAGCTGACACTGTCAAAGTTACATTAGGCCCTAAAGGTCGTAATGTAGTTCTTGAGAAGGCATTTGGATCACCATTGATCACTAATGATGGGGTTACAATTGCTAAAGAAATTGAGTTAGAAGATCATTTTGAAAATATGGGAGCAAAACTAGTGTCAGAAGTTGCTTCAAAAACCAATGATATTGCTGGTGATGGAACAACAACTGCAACTGTATTGACTCAAGCAATTGTTCGTGAAGGACTAAAGAATGTTACTGCAGGTGCCAATCCAATTGGTATTCGACGTGGGATTGAATTAGCTGCAGCGACAGCTGTCGAAGAACTAAAAGTAATTGCCCAACCAGTTACAGGAAAAGAAGCCATTGCGCAAGTTGCGGCTGTTTCTTCACGTTCAGAAAAAGTTGGAGAGTACATTTCCGAAGCCATGGAACGTGTTGGCAATGATGGTGTCATCACTATTGAAGAATCACGTGGAATGGAAACTGAGCTAGAAGTAGTTGAAGGAATGCAGTTTGACCGTGGTTACCTTTCTCAATACATGGTAACAGACAACGAAAAAATGGTTGCTGACTTAGAAAATCCATTTATTTTGATCACTGATAAAAAAGTATCAAACATTCAAGAAATTCTTCCACTCTTAGAAGAAGTCTTAAAAACAAACCGCCCATTATTGATTATTGCTGATGATGTTGATGGTGAAGCCTTACCAACATTAGTTTTAAATAAAATTCGCGGAACATTTAATGTTGTTGCCGTTAAAGCACCAGGATTTGGCGACCGTCGTAAGGCTATGTTAGAGGATATTGCCATTCTAACAGGTGGAACTGTGATTACTGAAGAGCTTGGTTTAGAGCTTAAGGATGCGACAATAGCAGCGCTAGGCCAAGCAGCTAAAATCTCTGTGGATAAAGATTCAACAGTTATTGTTGAAGGTTCTGGCGGTGCGGATGCTATTGCCAATCGTGTTGGCCTAATTAAATCCCAATTAGAAACAACAACGTCTGAGTTCGACCGTGAGAAATTGCAAGAACGTCTAGCTAAGTTAGCGGGTGGTGTGGCAGTTATCAAGGTTGGTGCTGCGACAGAAACTGAGTTGAAAGAAATGAAGCTCCGCATTGAAGATGCTTTGAATGCTACTCGTGCTGCTGTTGAAGAAGGGATCGTAGCTGGTGGAGGAACTGCCTTTATTTCAGTGATTGAGAAAGTTCAAGCTCTAGAACTTGAAGGTGATAATGCGACTGGTCGTAACATTGTCCTTCGTGCCCTTGAAGAACCAGTTCGTCAAATTGCTTATAATGCAGGTTATGAGGGGTCAGTTGTCATCGATCGTTTGAAAAACAGTCCTAAAGGAACTGGTTTCAATGCTGCCAATGGTGAATGGGTTGATATGATTGAGACAGGAATTATTGATCCAGTTAAAGTAACACGTTCTGCATTACAAAATGCAGCATCAGTGGCCAGTCTTATTCTTACTACTGAAGCAGTTGTAGCTACTAAACCAGAGCCAGCTGGGCCAGCTATGCCAGGTGGAATGGACCCTAATATGATGGGTGGAATGATGTAG
- the pbp2a gene encoding penicillin-binding protein PBP2A: MTFLELLQKKFTPKRYQEKQQKKEQSGFAENHQAFQNRSHFTEASSQDASEQTTSRFKRSHDTEKQHKNQPAWLKKIEAILPSPQHPIRRFWRRYHIGKIILIMVSLVVLVIGSYLFYLSKTAKVSDLQNALKATTVIYDKKNEYAGSLSGQKGTYVELDTISPNMQNAAIATEDRTFYSNNGINIKRFLLAVVTLGKFGGGSTITQQLAKNAYLSQDQTIKRKAREFFLALELTKKYSKNEILTMYLNNSYFGNGVWGVEDASQKYFGTSAANLTLDEAATLAGMLKGPEIYNPYYSVENATNRRNTVLSVMVDAGKITKDQASQAELVGMGDRLDNTYVGKSDDYKFPSYFDAVINEATTTYGISEKDIVNNGYKIYTELDQNYQTGMQTTFNTASLFPVSEQDGTSAQGASVALDPKTGGVRGLVGRVNSDGEQSFRSFNYATQASRSPASTIKPLIAYTPAIASGWSIDKTLPNTVTDFDGYKPHNYGNVESEDVPMYQALANSYNIPAVSTVKELGIDKAVSYGNKFGLNMDAAQKELGIALGGGVTTNPLEMAQAYSVFANNGVMHTAHLITKIETASGKVIKEHKDQSKRVISQSVSDKMTSMMLGTFSNGSAVNANVYGYTMAGKTGTTETDFNPDLSSDQWVIGYTPDVVISQWIGFNKTDENHYLTGSSAGTASTIFSTQASYILPYTKGSQFEVDNAYAQNGISAVYGINETNTETARDSQDIIDNIRKQAEDASKSISDVVDNYGLKEKAKNLWDGVIDYFR, translated from the coding sequence ATGACATTTTTAGAATTATTGCAAAAAAAGTTTACTCCCAAACGTTATCAGGAGAAACAACAAAAAAAAGAACAAAGTGGATTTGCTGAGAATCATCAAGCTTTTCAAAATCGAAGTCATTTTACAGAAGCTAGTAGTCAAGATGCTTCGGAACAAACGACTTCACGCTTTAAAAGAAGTCACGATACTGAAAAGCAACACAAAAACCAACCAGCATGGTTAAAAAAAATAGAAGCTATTTTACCATCACCACAACATCCGATTAGACGCTTTTGGCGTCGTTATCATATTGGGAAAATTATCCTAATCATGGTCAGTTTGGTGGTTTTGGTGATTGGCTCCTATCTTTTTTACTTGTCTAAAACAGCCAAGGTTTCAGATTTGCAAAATGCATTAAAAGCAACGACGGTTATTTACGACAAAAAAAATGAATATGCTGGTTCACTGTCAGGACAAAAAGGAACTTATGTCGAATTAGATACTATTTCACCTAATATGCAGAACGCTGCTATTGCTACGGAAGATAGAACTTTTTATAGTAACAATGGTATTAATATTAAACGATTTTTACTTGCTGTTGTAACATTAGGTAAGTTTGGTGGCGGATCGACGATTACCCAACAATTAGCAAAAAATGCCTATTTATCACAAGATCAGACCATTAAACGAAAAGCAAGAGAATTTTTCTTAGCCTTAGAGTTAACCAAGAAGTACAGTAAAAATGAGATACTGACCATGTATCTCAATAATTCTTACTTTGGAAATGGAGTCTGGGGTGTTGAAGATGCCAGTCAAAAATACTTTGGGACTAGCGCAGCTAATCTGACTCTCGATGAAGCGGCAACCCTAGCCGGAATGCTAAAAGGGCCAGAGATATACAATCCCTACTATTCTGTTGAAAATGCTACAAACCGTCGCAATACAGTTCTTTCTGTCATGGTAGATGCTGGTAAAATTACTAAAGATCAAGCAAGTCAAGCTGAGCTTGTTGGGATGGGAGACCGATTAGACAATACCTATGTCGGAAAATCAGACGATTATAAGTTTCCTTCCTATTTTGATGCTGTTATCAATGAGGCAACGACTACTTATGGCATTTCTGAAAAAGATATTGTTAACAATGGTTATAAAATTTATACAGAACTTGACCAGAATTACCAAACCGGCATGCAAACGACCTTTAATACAGCTAGTCTTTTCCCTGTTTCGGAGCAAGATGGCACATCTGCTCAAGGGGCAAGTGTTGCTTTGGATCCTAAAACGGGGGGTGTTCGAGGCCTAGTTGGACGGGTTAATAGTGATGGAGAACAAAGCTTTAGGAGTTTTAACTATGCTACTCAAGCTAGCCGTAGTCCGGCTTCGACAATTAAGCCATTGATTGCCTATACTCCAGCTATTGCTTCAGGCTGGTCAATTGATAAAACACTACCAAATACTGTTACCGACTTTGATGGATACAAGCCCCACAACTATGGTAACGTTGAGTCTGAAGACGTCCCAATGTATCAGGCATTGGCCAATTCTTATAACATACCAGCAGTATCGACTGTCAAAGAATTAGGAATCGATAAGGCCGTTTCCTATGGAAATAAATTTGGGCTTAATATGGATGCCGCACAAAAAGAATTAGGGATTGCATTAGGTGGAGGTGTCACAACCAACCCACTTGAGATGGCCCAAGCATATTCTGTTTTTGCCAATAACGGTGTCATGCACACAGCTCACCTTATTACTAAAATTGAAACAGCAAGTGGTAAGGTCATTAAAGAACATAAGGATCAATCAAAACGTGTCATTAGTCAATCTGTTTCAGATAAAATGACCAGTATGATGCTAGGAACCTTTTCAAATGGCTCGGCTGTGAATGCTAATGTCTATGGTTATACAATGGCTGGTAAAACAGGTACGACAGAAACAGATTTTAACCCTGATTTATCTAGCGACCAATGGGTTATTGGTTACACACCGGATGTGGTTATTAGTCAATGGATTGGTTTCAATAAAACAGATGAAAATCACTATTTAACTGGATCTAGTGCAGGAACGGCTTCAACCATTTTCTCAACTCAAGCTTCCTATATCCTTCCTTATACAAAAGGAAGTCAGTTCGAGGTTGATAATGCATATGCGCAAAATGGGATTTCAGCAGTTTATGGTATTAATGAGACCAATACGGAGACTGCGCGTGATTCGCAAGATATTATCGATAACATTCGCAAACAAGCAGAAGATGCTTCTAAATCAATATCAGATGTAGTTGATAATTATGGTCTCAAGGAAAAAGCTAAGAACCTCTGGGATGGTGTTATAGACTACTTCAGATAA
- a CDS encoding zinc ribbon domain-containing protein: MSNMFKKKWVKVTSAILVTLMLVLVAVGAYFTSKSAVIHNYVSARSNKQGAAFENIKEYLVWADTNKKVTNDQAQYANFEKFDRNELKSQENKLKNATAEDDYYVKSVGRKFLIFPDYRIAIRPIQLEIKTNVPSVDIMLNKKLVTTSNSENFSAKLERIPVSNYVASLDGQYKNRSIKVSKTYDGSSKLIDLTVVFKNFSVTSNSKEGEMFVNESPIGMLKDGSYDVKDYPMTEIADVYLKKSFADGDVTSKKVKLSDIKENDKVALDFENQLDQAKAGQYLISVFDQLMFYNSNRQDPANLGTIFEGGANNDFYKGLKESIKSKMETDKRLASSFAIPNIVLNGLAQVGKESFLVDFAATYDYTYNKETDKEKGSSGHILQELTGELVLKKSGNGYVVSQKGAKNISVTSEKNQIKEPALLPDGVVGTWKGEKDDITYTLTIAQDGTVTRKVDFKDPKKPDENKVAKITNSEDKSNGNYHLTFATPTDGGIMVIGGGIGGAGIQYTYGFNLSGDSLTPVVWQTAMNSEFDFSKPLPGLTLKKQ; encoded by the coding sequence ATGAGCAATATGTTTAAGAAAAAATGGGTTAAGGTAACTTCAGCAATTTTAGTAACCTTAATGCTTGTACTAGTGGCTGTTGGTGCTTATTTTACTTCAAAATCTGCAGTGATTCATAATTACGTATCAGCAAGAAGTAATAAGCAAGGGGCAGCTTTTGAAAATATCAAAGAATATCTAGTTTGGGCAGATACCAATAAAAAAGTAACCAATGACCAAGCACAATATGCTAACTTCGAAAAGTTTGATCGTAATGAACTAAAAAGTCAGGAAAATAAGTTAAAAAATGCGACAGCTGAGGATGATTATTATGTCAAGTCGGTCGGCCGTAAATTTCTCATTTTCCCAGATTATCGGATTGCCATAAGACCTATTCAATTAGAAATAAAAACAAATGTTCCATCGGTAGATATTATGCTGAATAAGAAGTTGGTAACGACATCTAATTCAGAAAACTTTTCAGCTAAATTGGAACGTATTCCAGTCTCTAATTATGTAGCTAGTTTGGATGGGCAATATAAAAATCGTTCAATAAAAGTGAGTAAAACATATGATGGTTCTTCAAAACTCATTGATTTAACGGTAGTCTTTAAAAATTTCTCTGTGACAAGTAATTCAAAAGAGGGTGAAATGTTTGTCAACGAGAGCCCAATTGGGATGCTTAAAGATGGTTCCTATGATGTCAAAGATTATCCGATGACAGAAATAGCAGATGTTTATCTAAAAAAATCATTTGCTGATGGGGATGTTACTTCAAAAAAAGTTAAACTATCAGACATAAAAGAGAATGATAAGGTCGCACTAGACTTTGAAAATCAGTTGGATCAAGCTAAGGCAGGACAATATTTAATATCTGTTTTTGACCAATTGATGTTTTATAATTCTAACAGACAAGACCCTGCTAATTTAGGAACTATATTTGAAGGCGGAGCTAATAACGATTTTTATAAAGGGTTGAAAGAAAGTATCAAATCAAAAATGGAAACCGATAAACGACTGGCTTCCAGCTTTGCAATTCCCAATATCGTCCTTAATGGGTTAGCGCAAGTAGGTAAAGAATCCTTTTTAGTTGATTTTGCTGCTACGTATGACTATACCTATAATAAGGAAACGGATAAGGAAAAAGGTTCTTCTGGTCATATCCTACAGGAGCTAACTGGAGAACTTGTCTTAAAGAAATCTGGAAATGGGTATGTTGTTAGCCAAAAAGGTGCTAAAAACATAAGTGTAACTAGTGAGAAGAACCAAATTAAGGAACCTGCCTTATTGCCAGATGGCGTAGTTGGTACTTGGAAAGGTGAAAAAGATGATATCACCTATACTTTAACAATTGCTCAAGATGGCACAGTTACACGTAAAGTTGATTTTAAAGATCCGAAGAAACCAGATGAAAATAAGGTTGCCAAAATTACCAATTCTGAGGATAAATCAAATGGCAATTATCATCTAACTTTCGCAACTCCAACTGACGGTGGTATTATGGTAATTGGCGGCGGTATTGGAGGAGCAGGTATCCAGTATACTTATGGTTTTAATCTCTCAGGAGACAGTTTGACACCAGTTGTATGGCAAACGGCTATGAATTCTGAATTTGATTTCAGTAAACCACTTCCAGGATTAACCTTGAAGAAACAATAA
- a CDS encoding G5 domain-containing protein, with protein MTMKFQGTLGLANSAAQSIALKYEASNTSLMETVLHEMTHIIDFKSGLYVETSDRNTDGTLDTVPALSDTQEFLDIYHTYFDRSDVWPYYRDNSSEAFAEVLSQYIMHRLFGSPYATYVPNPYTGDAYDPGNGTGYSPFAATEFYFASLFNKLFEYPRTATVVPYVTTITQKAPINGQVIYGAMPTDSTMTTAYKTIYVADPNKVYDPTGQTDVVKAGADGQKTVRITYSLDANNQLVATETVISDTAVQDQIITKGTQPTSTDTAVAITVVYQEVTDNSLADWQVKVVDNGQAGLVSTATTYILDPTTGVITPATTTTTVTPMKPMIVQYKVGVDKVTAIAYQTEYRDNPTLLKGTQVVVTPGEDGQTTQSVQSYDFIQDGANSHFTNVQYGNPVIIDAQNRMIEEGTYVAPETPDENPAEPSKPEAKPQPVVVKDTKKEILTVATPKEKTPVKEAQLPTTGDKASSFSAIVSSSILLVTGLALSKKLKKDRN; from the coding sequence ATGACAATGAAATTCCAGGGAACCTTAGGTTTAGCAAATTCAGCTGCCCAATCAATTGCTTTGAAATATGAGGCAAGCAATACTAGTTTGATGGAAACTGTTCTCCATGAAATGACTCATATTATCGACTTCAAGAGTGGTTTATATGTTGAGACAAGTGATAGAAATACTGATGGTACTCTTGACACTGTTCCGGCCTTATCTGATACACAAGAATTTTTAGATATCTACCATACCTATTTTGATCGTAGTGATGTTTGGCCTTACTATAGAGATAATAGTTCTGAAGCGTTTGCTGAAGTATTAAGTCAGTATATTATGCACCGTCTATTTGGTTCACCATATGCTACTTATGTTCCAAATCCATATACTGGTGATGCATATGATCCAGGTAATGGGACAGGCTATAGTCCATTTGCAGCTACTGAATTCTACTTTGCTAGTCTCTTTAATAAATTATTTGAATACCCAAGAACAGCAACTGTTGTTCCTTATGTGACAACTATTACGCAAAAAGCTCCTATCAATGGTCAAGTTATTTATGGAGCAATGCCAACAGATTCCACAATGACAACTGCTTATAAGACAATATATGTTGCCGATCCAAATAAAGTATATGATCCAACTGGTCAAACAGATGTCGTAAAGGCAGGCGCTGATGGTCAAAAAACAGTGAGAATTACCTATTCATTAGATGCTAATAATCAATTGGTAGCTACAGAAACTGTTATTTCTGACACAGCTGTGCAGGACCAAATTATTACTAAAGGTACTCAACCAACAAGCACTGATACGGCAGTGGCTATAACAGTGGTTTATCAAGAAGTTACAGACAATTCATTAGCTGACTGGCAAGTTAAGGTTGTTGATAATGGACAAGCAGGACTTGTCAGCACAGCAACAACTTACATATTAGATCCAACAACTGGAGTGATTACTCCAGCAACAACGACAACTACTGTAACACCAATGAAACCAATGATTGTTCAATACAAAGTTGGTGTTGATAAAGTAACAGCAATTGCTTACCAAACAGAGTATCGTGATAATCCAACTTTACTAAAAGGTACACAAGTTGTTGTGACTCCTGGTGAAGATGGTCAAACTACTCAGTCTGTTCAATCTTATGATTTCATCCAAGATGGGGCAAATAGCCATTTTACTAATGTTCAATATGGTAATCCTGTAATTATTGATGCTCAAAATAGAATGATTGAAGAAGGAACTTATGTTGCTCCCGAAACACCAGATGAAAATCCAGCAGAGCCTTCAAAACCAGAAGCTAAACCTCAACCTGTGGTTGTGAAAGATACTAAGAAGGAAATTCTAACAGTTGCAACTCCAAAAGAGAAAACTCCTGTTAAAGAAGCGCAGCTTCCAACAACCGGAGACAAAGCTTCTAGCTTCTCTGCAATTGTTTCAAGTTCAATACTCTTGGTTACCGGCTTAGCTTTATCAAAAAAATTAAAAAAAGATAGAAACTAA
- the secE gene encoding preprotein translocase subunit SecE, translating into MGFFGGIFKVLKDTTWPNKKQRWKDFISVLEYTAFFTVIIFIFDQLLSKGILSIINYF; encoded by the coding sequence ATGGGATTTTTTGGTGGTATTTTTAAAGTTTTAAAAGATACAACTTGGCCAAATAAAAAACAACGTTGGAAAGATTTTATCTCAGTACTTGAGTATACAGCTTTCTTTACAGTTATTATCTTTATCTTTGACCAATTATTATCAAAAGGTATCTTAAGCATTATTAATTATTTCTAA
- the groES gene encoding co-chaperone GroES yields the protein MIKPLGDRVVVKFEEEKEQTVGGFVLAGAHKESTKKATVLAVSETGLRTITGDLVPPVVKVGDKVLVENPGLDVILDEETVTVIRESDILAIID from the coding sequence ATGATAAAACCTTTAGGTGACCGCGTGGTCGTGAAATTTGAAGAAGAAAAAGAACAAACTGTTGGCGGCTTTGTTCTTGCTGGAGCTCATAAAGAATCAACTAAAAAAGCTACGGTTCTTGCTGTTAGTGAGACAGGATTGCGTACCATTACAGGTGATTTAGTTCCTCCAGTTGTCAAAGTTGGTGACAAAGTTTTAGTTGAGAATCCTGGTTTGGATGTTATCCTCGATGAGGAGACTGTAACTGTTATTCGTGAATCAGATATTTTAGCCATTATTGACTAA
- the rpmG gene encoding 50S ribosomal protein L33, whose amino-acid sequence MAQKKASLACVDCGSRNYSISVSSTPKPTRLEVNKFCKHCKKYTLHKETR is encoded by the coding sequence ATGGCACAGAAAAAAGCAAGCCTAGCGTGTGTGGATTGTGGAAGCCGAAACTACTCGATTTCGGTCAGTAGTACGCCTAAACCGACACGACTAGAAGTTAATAAATTTTGTAAACATTGTAAGAAATATACCTTACATAAAGAAACACGTTAG
- a CDS encoding RidA family protein codes for MKSIRRYDVNEEWAHTGLVEAGDFYFLNYCVGEIGAPIEDQINGAFDEMERRLGLVGLTLEAVVKMDCLFRDVWNLPIMEKVIKERFNGKYPARKSIQTEFAHQGGSEGLLFQVDGIAFSKPVVISGE; via the coding sequence ATGAAAAGTATTAGACGTTATGATGTGAATGAAGAATGGGCTCATACAGGATTGGTAGAAGCTGGCGATTTTTATTTTCTCAATTATTGTGTTGGCGAAATTGGAGCACCAATTGAAGATCAAATCAATGGGGCTTTTGATGAAATGGAGCGCCGTTTAGGTTTGGTTGGATTAACATTAGAAGCAGTTGTCAAAATGGACTGCCTTTTCCGAGATGTGTGGAATCTGCCAATCATGGAAAAAGTAATTAAAGAAAGATTTAATGGTAAATACCCTGCAAGAAAATCAATTCAAACTGAATTTGCACACCAAGGTGGCTCAGAAGGGCTTCTCTTTCAAGTTGATGGTATTGCGTTCTCAAAACCAGTCGTGATTTCAGGTGAATAG
- a CDS encoding RluA family pseudouridine synthase translates to MIGLMKTKTTPNKGFTVSFPNPYPDTSVKTLLEEHLLIPRKIRHFLRTKKNLLINNESINWQSPVKKGDLITLDFDPDDYPEKSILLGDATLVDCLFEDENIIVVNKPEGMKTHANQPEELALLNHVSAFCQQTCYVVHRLDMETSGAIVFAKNPFILPILNQLLEKREIHRDYWALVGGQIPQKSLVYKDKIGRHRHDRRKRVVDPKNGQTAITNLTRLKVYPSNRSLVNCQLETGRTHQIRVHLSYHGFPIIGDPLYQSHPNKERLMLHAHQLQLVHPLTLELITVQAKSTSFEELLK, encoded by the coding sequence ATGATTGGCTTAATGAAAACTAAAACCACCCCAAACAAAGGATTTACTGTATCATTTCCGAATCCCTATCCCGATACTAGTGTCAAAACTTTATTAGAAGAGCACCTCTTGATCCCTCGCAAGATTAGACATTTCTTGCGCACTAAAAAGAATCTACTCATCAATAACGAGAGCATCAATTGGCAAAGCCCAGTAAAAAAAGGCGATCTAATAACACTTGACTTTGATCCAGATGATTATCCCGAGAAATCCATTCTTTTGGGTGATGCTACTTTAGTGGATTGCCTTTTCGAGGATGAAAACATTATTGTGGTTAATAAGCCTGAGGGGATGAAAACCCATGCTAATCAACCTGAAGAATTAGCTTTGCTCAATCATGTTAGTGCTTTTTGTCAGCAAACCTGTTATGTCGTGCATCGTTTGGATATGGAGACCAGTGGAGCCATTGTCTTTGCTAAAAATCCATTTATTTTACCAATTTTGAATCAGCTTTTAGAAAAGAGAGAAATTCATCGGGATTATTGGGCCTTAGTTGGCGGACAGATTCCTCAAAAAAGTTTGGTTTACAAAGATAAAATCGGTAGACATCGTCATGATCGACGCAAGCGAGTTGTTGATCCCAAAAATGGTCAGACTGCCATTACCAATCTCACGCGACTAAAAGTCTATCCTTCTAATCGAAGTTTGGTTAATTGCCAATTAGAAACCGGTCGGACGCATCAGATTAGGGTTCACTTAAGTTATCACGGTTTTCCTATCATTGGCGACCCTTTATATCAATCTCATCCAAATAAGGAGCGGTTAATGTTGCACGCCCATCAATTGCAACTCGTTCATCCTTTAACTTTAGAATTGATAACGGTCCAAGCCAAATCAACCAGCTTTGAAGAACTACTTAAATAA
- a CDS encoding C69 family dipeptidase, whose product MNTRKITLGAVALLTAFTLQSSVDACTGFIIGKDLTTDGSTLYGRTEDLEPNHNKTFVVRQAKDNKDGDIWKDKSNGFEYPLPSHSYKYTAVPDVTPKYGVYDEAGMNEFGVSMSATVSASANEKIQKKDPYVEDGIAESSMPSVILPSVKTAKEGIELIAKIVDEEGSAEGNIVTIADKDGIWYMEILSGHQYVAMKFPDDKFAVFPNTFYLGHVDLTDKENVIASADVEKLAKEAKTYKEVDGQFHISQSYNPPMDDANRSRTFSGIKSLDPDSKVTYKDDNFELLQSTDKKFTLEDAIKLQRNRFEGLELKPLDQMELDGKGKPKSKEAVKGYAYPISNPNVMEAHVFQLKDGIPAELGGGVMWLSIGSPRNAPYLPYLGNITKTYEAYQETSTKYNKDSWYWTISHINDMAAKYPKKFGTSVVDEMKELEKTWMTEQDQINKEVSDLQQSDPTAAQEKADQSSMDRAEKTFKRLKEIESKMEKQVQKNIKSNKK is encoded by the coding sequence ATGAACACGAGAAAAATAACTTTAGGAGCTGTAGCATTATTAACAGCATTCACTTTGCAAAGTTCAGTAGATGCCTGTACTGGTTTCATCATTGGTAAAGATTTAACCACAGACGGCAGTACACTCTATGGTCGTACGGAGGATTTAGAACCAAATCATAATAAAACTTTTGTTGTTAGACAAGCAAAAGATAATAAAGATGGTGATATATGGAAAGATAAGTCCAATGGATTTGAATACCCATTACCAAGTCATTCTTATAAATACACTGCTGTCCCTGATGTTACTCCAAAATATGGTGTATATGATGAAGCTGGTATGAATGAATTCGGTGTATCTATGTCAGCTACTGTATCCGCATCAGCAAATGAAAAGATTCAAAAGAAAGACCCATATGTTGAAGACGGAATTGCAGAATCGTCAATGCCAAGTGTGATTTTACCAAGCGTAAAAACCGCTAAAGAAGGTATTGAATTAATTGCTAAGATTGTTGATGAAGAAGGCTCTGCCGAAGGTAATATCGTAACTATCGCTGATAAAGACGGTATCTGGTACATGGAAATTTTATCTGGCCACCAATATGTAGCGATGAAATTCCCAGATGATAAATTCGCAGTATTCCCTAACACTTTCTATCTAGGTCATGTTGATTTAACTGATAAAGAAAATGTCATTGCTTCAGCTGATGTTGAAAAGCTTGCTAAAGAAGCTAAAACTTATAAAGAAGTTGATGGTCAATTCCATATCTCTCAATCATACAATCCACCAATGGATGATGCAAACAGATCACGTACCTTCTCAGGTATTAAATCTCTCGACCCAGATTCTAAAGTAACCTACAAAGATGATAATTTTGAATTACTTCAAAGTACTGATAAAAAATTCACTTTAGAAGATGCCATTAAACTTCAACGTAACCGTTTTGAAGGTTTAGAATTGAAACCTTTAGATCAAATGGAACTTGATGGCAAAGGAAAACCTAAATCTAAAGAGGCTGTCAAAGGCTATGCTTATCCAATTTCAAATCCAAACGTTATGGAAGCACATGTTTTCCAACTTAAAGATGGTATTCCAGCAGAACTAGGTGGTGGTGTTATGTGGTTATCAATTGGTAGCCCAAGAAATGCACCATATCTTCCATACTTAGGAAATATCACTAAAACTTATGAAGCATATCAGGAAACTAGCACTAAATACAATAAAGATTCTTGGTATTGGACAATTTCACACATCAATGATATGGCTGCTAAATATCCTAAAAAATTCGGCACATCAGTTGTTGACGAAATGAAGGAATTAGAAAAAACTTGGATGACTGAACAAGATCAAATTAACAAAGAAGTTAGTGATTTACAGCAATCTGATCCAACAGCCGCTCAAGAAAAAGCAGACCAATCTTCAATGGACCGTGCTGAAAAAACATTCAAACGTCTAAAAGAAATTGAAAGCAAAATGGAAAAACAAGTTCAAAAAAACATAAAGTCAAATAAAAAATAA